A region from the Cystobacter ferrugineus genome encodes:
- a CDS encoding RNase H family protein — translation MESRPTLVFADGACSGNPGPGGWGTIIVTPAGEVTELGGHEPETTNNRMELTAVGKALRHLERTPGPLLIHTDSTYVIQGITRWAFGWSRRGWKTAEGGEVANALYWKRLMALLAERKQSFPPEAAAVEWRYVRGHAGVPGNERVDEIAVAFSKGRSVRLYVGPLSGYGVDVFQVPEDTSLPEEKPRQREGSAKAYSYLSEVGRSVKRHATWAACERRVKGVPGARFKKTRSAQDEAKVLEEWGFTPKDVQSED, via the coding sequence ATGGAGAGCCGTCCCACCCTGGTCTTCGCTGATGGTGCATGTTCCGGCAACCCCGGCCCGGGCGGCTGGGGGACCATCATCGTCACGCCCGCGGGCGAGGTGACGGAGCTGGGGGGCCACGAGCCGGAGACCACCAACAACCGCATGGAGCTCACGGCGGTGGGCAAGGCGCTGCGCCACCTGGAGCGCACGCCGGGGCCACTGCTCATCCACACCGACTCCACCTACGTGATTCAGGGCATCACCCGCTGGGCGTTCGGGTGGAGCCGGCGCGGGTGGAAGACGGCCGAGGGCGGCGAGGTGGCCAATGCCCTCTACTGGAAGCGCTTGATGGCGCTCCTGGCCGAGCGCAAGCAGTCCTTCCCCCCCGAGGCCGCCGCCGTGGAGTGGCGCTACGTGCGAGGACACGCGGGCGTGCCGGGCAACGAGCGGGTGGATGAGATCGCCGTCGCCTTCTCCAAGGGCCGGAGCGTGCGGCTCTACGTGGGCCCGTTGTCGGGCTACGGCGTGGACGTGTTCCAGGTGCCCGAGGACACCTCCCTGCCCGAGGAGAAGCCCCGGCAGCGCGAGGGCTCGGCCAAGGCGTACTCGTACCTGAGCGAGGTGGGCCGCAGCGTGAAGCGGCACGCGACCTGGGCCGCGTGTGAGCGCCGGGTGAAGGGCGTGCCGGGGGCGCGCTTCAAGAAGACGCGCAGCGCGCAGGACGAGGCGAAGGTGCTCGAGGAGTGGGGCTTCACGCCAAAGGACGTCCAGTCGGAGGACTGA
- a CDS encoding slipin family protein, whose product MNIEQMKQMAEYAGARAATPPRTSSSGEHVSLGKPLRLVMFLVMWLVFSGLFVLAGGALAGPVGAGAALPVGVVVALVPAFLLSRIVRVAAQWERAVILRFGRFHGLKGPGLLVVFPVADYARFVDTRLLTLDIPHQQVITRDNVPVQVDGVIFFLVQDPQRAVVTVQDYRHAISQYAQASLRDVIGSMTLDELLSERDQIQARIAQVVEERSRAWGIHVDSIRLLDINMPEDLKRMMSRQASAEREKRATITKAEGDREAAVNLAAAATTMAQSPGAMQLRTLQSIDGLGSSPSNTVLLAVPVEVLELAKALTARKEPPGT is encoded by the coding sequence ATGAACATCGAGCAGATGAAGCAGATGGCGGAGTATGCCGGTGCCAGGGCGGCCACGCCTCCACGGACGTCCTCGAGTGGCGAGCACGTGTCGCTCGGAAAGCCGCTGCGCCTGGTGATGTTCCTGGTGATGTGGCTGGTGTTCTCCGGCCTCTTCGTGCTCGCGGGAGGAGCGCTGGCGGGGCCGGTGGGCGCGGGCGCGGCGCTGCCCGTGGGGGTGGTGGTCGCCCTGGTGCCCGCGTTCCTGCTCAGCCGCATCGTCCGCGTGGCCGCCCAGTGGGAGCGCGCCGTCATCCTGCGCTTCGGCCGCTTTCACGGCCTCAAGGGCCCGGGCCTGCTCGTCGTCTTCCCGGTGGCCGACTACGCGCGCTTCGTCGACACGCGCCTGCTCACGCTCGACATCCCCCACCAGCAGGTCATCACCCGCGACAACGTGCCCGTGCAGGTCGACGGCGTCATCTTCTTCCTGGTGCAGGATCCGCAGCGCGCCGTCGTCACCGTGCAGGACTACCGCCACGCCATCAGCCAGTATGCCCAGGCCAGCCTGCGCGATGTCATCGGCAGCATGACGCTCGACGAGCTGCTGTCCGAGAGGGATCAGATCCAGGCGCGCATCGCCCAGGTGGTGGAGGAGCGCAGCCGCGCCTGGGGCATCCACGTGGACTCCATCCGCCTGCTGGACATCAACATGCCCGAGGATCTCAAGCGGATGATGAGCCGGCAGGCCTCCGCCGAGCGCGAGAAGCGCGCCACCATCACCAAGGCCGAGGGAGACCGTGAGGCCGCCGTGAACCTCGCCGCCGCGGCCACCACCATGGCGCAGAGCCCCGGAGCCATGCAGCTACGCACCCTGCAGAGCATCGACGGCCTGGGCTCCTCGCCCTCCAACACCGTGCTGCTCGCCGTACCGGTGGAGGTGCTCGAGCTGGCCAAGGCGCTGACCGCGCGCAAGGAGCCGCCCGGCACCTGA
- a CDS encoding serpin family protein: protein MTALRRWLIPSLVVALGFVGSACSAAPPGERIASDKARVTKPDVPAEDFAALVSGNTNFAASLYRQISKPGSNLLFSPFSISHAFAMVYAGARGDTESQMAQALHFTLPRERLHPAVNALNLALQARTEAKVEGGAPPSLRVVNAAWGQKGLAFESPFLDVLAQHYGTGMYAVDFTTKAESIREDVNAWVEKQTMGRIQDLLSEGMVTVDTRLLLANALYFKGEWQESFENTRDAPFHTLNGGTRQVPMMRGLSKVSFLDGEDFDAVAIPYKGQAFRMLVIVPDAGRFAEVESRLSADFLDSVRAGLRSSPISLGLPRFKVTQATRLDEALKALGMVDAFSEDADLSGVSQQEELLISAAQHQAFIAVDEKGTEAAAATAVVIIEESAPPPPYLVDRPFLFLIEDVETKSVLFLGRLVNP from the coding sequence ATGACTGCACTTCGCCGTTGGCTGATTCCCTCCCTCGTCGTCGCGCTGGGGTTCGTGGGCAGCGCGTGCTCGGCCGCGCCGCCGGGAGAACGCATCGCCTCGGACAAGGCGCGGGTGACGAAGCCGGACGTTCCGGCCGAGGACTTCGCGGCGCTCGTCTCCGGCAATACCAACTTCGCCGCCTCCCTGTACCGGCAGATCTCCAAGCCGGGGAGCAACCTCCTCTTCTCGCCCTTCAGCATCAGTCATGCCTTCGCGATGGTGTACGCGGGGGCGCGCGGCGACACCGAGTCCCAGATGGCCCAGGCGCTCCACTTCACCCTGCCGCGGGAGCGGCTCCACCCGGCCGTGAACGCACTGAACCTGGCGCTCCAGGCCCGTACCGAGGCCAAGGTGGAGGGCGGAGCGCCGCCCTCGTTGCGCGTGGTGAATGCCGCCTGGGGTCAGAAGGGGCTCGCGTTCGAGTCGCCCTTCCTCGACGTGCTCGCCCAGCACTACGGCACGGGGATGTACGCGGTGGACTTCACCACGAAGGCCGAGTCCATCCGCGAAGACGTCAACGCCTGGGTCGAGAAGCAGACGATGGGCCGCATCCAGGATCTGCTCTCGGAAGGCATGGTGACCGTCGACACGCGCCTGCTGCTCGCCAACGCGCTCTATTTCAAGGGGGAGTGGCAGGAGTCCTTCGAGAACACCCGCGACGCCCCGTTCCACACGCTGAACGGTGGCACGCGGCAGGTCCCCATGATGCGCGGCCTGAGCAAGGTTTCGTTCCTCGATGGCGAGGACTTCGATGCCGTTGCCATCCCATACAAGGGGCAGGCCTTCCGCATGCTCGTCATCGTTCCCGATGCGGGCCGGTTCGCCGAAGTCGAGTCACGGTTGTCGGCGGACTTCCTGGACAGCGTCCGGGCGGGACTGCGAAGCAGCCCCATCTCCCTCGGGTTGCCCAGGTTCAAGGTGACGCAGGCCACCCGCCTCGACGAGGCGCTCAAGGCGCTCGGCATGGTGGACGCCTTCTCGGAGGACGCCGACCTGTCGGGCGTGAGCCAGCAGGAGGAGCTGCTGATCTCGGCCGCGCAACACCAGGCCTTCATCGCCGTGGACGAGAAGGGCACGGAGGCGGCCGCCGCCACCGCGGTCGTCATCATCGAGGAGTCCGCGCCCCCCCCGCCGTATCTCGTGGACCGTCCCTTCCTCTTCCTCATCGAGGACGTGGAGACGAAGAGCGTGCTCTTCCTCGGCCGCCTCGTGAATCCCTGA
- a CDS encoding serpin family protein has translation MPSLRRWLISSLLATLGLAGCSSDAPPGERIASDKARVTKPNVPAEDFAALVSGNTDFAASLYRQVSKPGENVLFSPHSINQAFAMVYAGARGDTESQMAQALHFTLPRERLHPAVNALDLSLQARTEAKVEGGAPPTLRVVNAAWGQKGLAFESPFLDVLAQHYGTGMYAVDFTRKFESIREDINTWVEKQTMGRIQDLLQEGTVSRDTRLLLANALYFKGAWQEPFDETGTREAPFHTLEGGTRQVQMMSATISVPLLEGAELDALALPYKGEAFRMLVLVPHEGRFAEVESRLSAEFLDGVRAGLRSSRVALGFPKFEVKQSFPLDESLKALGMVDAFTPLADLSGVSRQEALFISAAQHQAFIAVDEQGTEAAAATAIVGSVTSMPEPYVVDRPFLFLIEDVETRSVLFLGRIVNP, from the coding sequence ATGCCTTCACTTCGCCGTTGGTTGATTTCCTCACTCCTCGCCACGCTGGGGCTCGCGGGCTGCTCCTCGGACGCGCCACCCGGAGAACGCATCGCCTCGGACAAGGCGCGGGTGACGAAGCCCAACGTCCCGGCCGAGGACTTCGCGGCGCTCGTCTCCGGCAACACCGACTTCGCCGCCTCCCTGTACCGGCAGGTCTCCAAGCCGGGAGAAAATGTCCTCTTCTCGCCCCACAGCATCAACCAGGCCTTCGCGATGGTGTACGCGGGCGCGCGTGGCGACACCGAGTCGCAGATGGCCCAGGCGCTCCACTTCACCCTGCCGCGGGAGCGGCTCCACCCGGCGGTGAACGCGCTGGACCTGTCGCTCCAGGCCCGTACCGAGGCCAAGGTGGAGGGCGGAGCGCCGCCCACGTTGCGCGTGGTGAACGCCGCCTGGGGTCAGAAGGGACTCGCGTTCGAGTCGCCCTTCCTCGACGTGCTCGCCCAGCACTACGGCACGGGGATGTACGCGGTGGACTTCACCAGGAAGTTCGAGTCCATCCGCGAAGACATCAACACCTGGGTCGAGAAGCAGACGATGGGGCGCATCCAGGATCTGCTCCAGGAAGGCACGGTGTCCCGCGACACGCGCCTGCTGCTCGCCAACGCGCTCTATTTCAAGGGGGCGTGGCAGGAGCCCTTCGATGAGACGGGAACCCGTGAGGCCCCGTTCCACACGCTGGAGGGTGGCACGCGGCAGGTCCAGATGATGAGCGCCACGATCTCGGTTCCGCTCCTCGAGGGCGCGGAGTTGGATGCCTTGGCGCTCCCGTACAAGGGGGAGGCCTTCCGCATGCTCGTCCTCGTTCCCCACGAGGGCCGGTTCGCGGAAGTCGAGTCGCGGCTGTCGGCGGAGTTCCTGGACGGCGTCCGGGCGGGACTGCGCAGCAGCCGCGTTGCCCTGGGGTTCCCCAAGTTCGAGGTGAAGCAGTCGTTCCCCCTCGATGAGTCGCTCAAGGCGCTCGGCATGGTGGACGCCTTCACGCCGCTCGCCGACCTGTCGGGCGTGAGCCGGCAGGAAGCGCTGTTCATCTCGGCCGCGCAACACCAGGCCTTCATCGCCGTGGACGAGCAGGGGACCGAGGCGGCCGCCGCCACCGCGATCGTCGGCTCGGTGACCTCCATGCCCGAGCCGTATGTCGTGGACCGCCCCTTCCTCTTCCTCATCGAGGACGTGGAGACGAGGAGCGTGCTCTTCCTCGGCCGCATCGTGAATCCCTGA
- a CDS encoding glycoside hydrolase family 3 N-terminal domain-containing protein, with translation MAQGLRKWSQVRRGVRSPAPSNEQLAGSALQRRVEALLERMTLEEKVGQLAQYSVGTPTGPGTGRSDYETLVRTGAAGSMLNVVGAQETNRYQRIAVEQSRLKIPLLFGFDVIHGYRTTMPIPLGMAASFDPALVEQAMHLAATEAAAEGIRWAFSPMVDIARDPRWGRVAEGSGEDPFLGAAMARAYVRGYQGPSLSESTSVAASVKHFAAYGAAEAGRDYNTVDMSEVSLRQVYLPPYQAAIEAGSATLMSAFNTLNGVPATANAHLLTAILREEWGFNGFVVSDWTAVAELKNHGIALDGPSAALKALSAGVDMDMESHLYAPELPRLVREGKLPMAVVDEAVRRVLRVKFALGLFENPYVDEKAAAYVATPEKRELARRMAEESIVLLENKGGVLPLAPGRKVALVGPLADAPVDMLGTWNGKGDPRDAVTLRAALEHRLRGTPGALRHARGTDVLSADSSGFAEAVAAARASDVVIAALGEDTNMSGEAASRTRIDLPGNQLQLLEALAATGKPVVLIVFSGRPLALTDAQRHVAALVQAWQPGIEAGPALVNLLWGDVDFSARLPITFPRSLGQVPLYYNHLNTGRPASQTDLTRPASNGAEKYVSRYLDERNTPLYPFGHGLSYTTFDFSPPQPSAPSLQARAVRGQRGEVLRVKTRVRNTGTRPGTVVAQLYLRVLGASTAQPVRQLVGFQRVTLAAGESRELEFPLGFQELSFFDARATRTVEPGTRYDLWVGDSSEATQHASFTLE, from the coding sequence ATGGCCCAGGGGTTGAGGAAATGGAGTCAGGTGCGGCGCGGCGTCCGGAGTCCGGCGCCCTCGAATGAGCAGCTCGCCGGCAGCGCGCTCCAGCGCCGGGTGGAGGCCCTGCTCGAGCGGATGACGCTCGAGGAGAAGGTGGGACAGCTCGCGCAGTACTCGGTGGGAACGCCCACGGGGCCCGGCACCGGCCGCAGCGACTACGAGACGCTGGTGCGCACCGGCGCCGCCGGCTCGATGCTCAACGTGGTGGGCGCCCAGGAGACCAATCGCTACCAGCGCATCGCGGTCGAGCAGAGCCGCCTCAAGATTCCACTGTTGTTCGGCTTCGACGTCATCCACGGCTACCGCACCACGATGCCCATTCCCCTGGGCATGGCGGCGAGCTTCGACCCGGCCCTGGTGGAGCAGGCCATGCACCTGGCCGCCACCGAGGCCGCCGCCGAGGGCATCCGCTGGGCCTTCTCGCCCATGGTCGACATCGCGCGCGACCCGCGCTGGGGCCGCGTCGCCGAGGGCTCGGGAGAGGATCCCTTCCTGGGCGCCGCCATGGCGCGCGCGTACGTCCGGGGCTACCAGGGCCCCTCCCTGTCGGAGTCCACGTCGGTGGCGGCGAGCGTGAAGCACTTCGCCGCCTATGGCGCGGCCGAGGCGGGCCGGGACTACAACACCGTCGACATGTCCGAGGTGAGCCTGAGGCAGGTGTACCTGCCGCCCTACCAGGCCGCCATCGAGGCGGGCAGCGCGACCCTGATGAGCGCATTCAACACGCTCAACGGGGTGCCCGCCACGGCCAACGCCCACCTCCTGACGGCCATCCTGCGCGAGGAGTGGGGCTTCAACGGCTTCGTGGTCAGTGATTGGACGGCGGTGGCGGAGCTGAAGAACCACGGCATCGCCCTGGATGGCCCGTCCGCCGCGCTCAAGGCGCTGAGCGCGGGCGTCGACATGGACATGGAATCCCATCTCTACGCGCCGGAGCTTCCCCGGCTGGTGCGCGAGGGGAAGCTGCCCATGGCGGTGGTGGACGAGGCGGTGCGCCGCGTGCTGCGCGTGAAGTTCGCGCTCGGCCTGTTCGAGAACCCCTACGTGGACGAGAAGGCGGCGGCCTACGTGGCCACCCCCGAGAAGCGAGAGCTGGCCCGGCGCATGGCGGAGGAGTCCATCGTCCTGCTGGAGAACAAGGGCGGTGTGCTGCCCCTCGCCCCGGGCCGGAAGGTGGCCCTCGTCGGCCCCCTGGCGGACGCGCCCGTCGACATGCTGGGGACGTGGAACGGCAAGGGCGACCCCAGGGACGCGGTGACCCTGCGCGCCGCCCTGGAGCACCGGCTGCGCGGCACCCCGGGGGCCCTGCGCCACGCGAGGGGTACCGACGTCCTCTCGGCGGACAGCTCGGGCTTCGCGGAAGCGGTGGCGGCGGCCAGGGCCTCGGACGTGGTGATCGCCGCCCTGGGCGAGGACACGAACATGAGCGGCGAGGCCGCCTCCCGCACGCGGATTGATCTGCCCGGCAATCAATTGCAACTGCTCGAGGCCCTGGCCGCCACCGGCAAGCCCGTCGTGCTGATTGTCTTCAGTGGCCGCCCGCTGGCCCTCACGGACGCCCAGCGCCACGTGGCGGCCCTCGTGCAGGCGTGGCAGCCCGGCATCGAGGCCGGTCCCGCCCTGGTGAACCTGCTGTGGGGCGACGTGGACTTCAGCGCCCGGCTGCCCATCACCTTCCCCCGGAGCCTGGGGCAGGTGCCCCTCTACTACAACCACCTCAACACCGGACGCCCGGCCAGCCAGACGGACCTGACGCGCCCCGCCTCCAACGGGGCGGAGAAGTACGTCTCGCGCTACCTGGACGAGCGCAACACGCCGCTCTACCCCTTCGGCCACGGGCTCTCCTACACCACGTTCGACTTCTCCCCACCCCAGCCGAGCGCCCCGTCGCTCCAGGCCCGCGCCGTGCGCGGTCAGCGGGGGGAGGTGCTGCGCGTGAAGACCCGGGTGCGAAACACGGGCACGCGCCCGGGCACGGTGGTGGCGCAGCTCTATCTGCGCGTCCTGGGCGCGAGCACCGCGCAGCCCGTGCGCCAGCTCGTGGGCTTCCAGCGCGTCACGCTCGCCGCCGGCGAGTCGCGCGAGTTGGAGTTCCCCCTGGGCTTCCAGGAGCTGTCCTTCTTCGATGCTCGCGCGACCCGCACGGTGGAGCCCGGCACCCGCTACGACCTCTGGGTGGGTGACAGCTCCGAGGCCACCCAGCACGCGTCCTTCACCCTGGAGTGA
- a CDS encoding glycosyltransferase produces MHALLIGSGSRGDFQPMLALAVAMRRAGHTVTLLSSPGFQGEAEAFGIPFHPCGHDSREMLSETRERTRTPLGFVRTLHEMVAREFELQVAHIEPRLRGVDLVVGGGGVMAAHLLADAAGVPYRYIGYTPQILPSAYHPMLMVPLSRSPRGLNRLIWRAARGFYNRMMDEPYNAQRARRGLPRDEDLFGSIFPPGKTLLACDPELMPAPPDLAHVPQVGSFALPDDRPLPPEVEAFLSAGPPPIYVGFGSMPDDDPSGTTRRVLEAARKAGVRLLLSAGWAGLGEGEALEPSVHVLGPVSHGLLFPRLAGVVHHGGAGTTAASARAGVPQLVVPHAFDQFMFARHVHERGLGPKPLPKRALTVERLAEGLRALASDGAVREQARVTGERIRSREPLRAAVTWLESALPGREERVARAG; encoded by the coding sequence ATGCATGCTCTGTTGATTGGCTCCGGCTCGCGCGGTGACTTCCAACCGATGCTCGCGCTCGCGGTGGCGATGCGTCGGGCCGGTCACACGGTGACGCTGCTCAGCTCCCCCGGGTTCCAAGGGGAGGCCGAGGCGTTCGGCATCCCCTTTCATCCGTGCGGGCACGACTCGCGGGAGATGCTCTCCGAGACCCGTGAGCGCACGCGCACCCCGCTCGGCTTCGTCCGGACGCTCCATGAGATGGTCGCCCGCGAGTTCGAGTTGCAGGTGGCGCACATCGAGCCGCGGCTCCGGGGCGTGGACCTGGTGGTGGGTGGGGGCGGGGTGATGGCGGCGCACCTGCTCGCGGACGCGGCGGGGGTGCCCTACCGCTACATCGGCTACACGCCGCAGATCCTCCCCTCCGCGTACCATCCGATGCTGATGGTGCCGCTCTCCCGGTCCCCGCGTGGGTTGAACCGGTTGATCTGGCGGGCCGCGAGGGGCTTCTACAACCGGATGATGGACGAGCCCTACAACGCGCAGCGCGCGCGGCGGGGGCTGCCGCGCGACGAGGATCTCTTCGGCTCCATCTTCCCCCCTGGGAAGACGCTGCTCGCCTGCGATCCGGAGCTCATGCCCGCGCCGCCCGACCTCGCCCATGTGCCCCAGGTGGGCTCCTTCGCGCTGCCGGATGATCGGCCGCTGCCGCCCGAGGTCGAGGCGTTCCTGAGCGCTGGGCCTCCGCCCATCTACGTGGGCTTCGGGAGCATGCCGGACGACGATCCCTCGGGCACCACGCGGCGGGTGCTCGAGGCCGCGAGGAAGGCCGGGGTCCGGCTGCTCCTGTCCGCGGGGTGGGCGGGGCTCGGGGAAGGCGAGGCGCTCGAGCCCTCCGTGCACGTGCTGGGCCCCGTGTCGCATGGGCTGCTCTTTCCGCGGCTCGCGGGCGTGGTGCATCACGGAGGGGCGGGGACCACGGCGGCATCGGCGCGCGCGGGCGTTCCCCAGTTGGTGGTGCCCCACGCGTTCGATCAGTTCATGTTCGCCCGCCACGTCCACGAGCGCGGCCTGGGCCCGAAACCCCTTCCCAAGCGGGCGCTGACGGTGGAGCGGCTCGCCGAGGGACTCCGTGCGCTCGCGAGTGACGGAGCGGTGCGGGAACAGGCCCGAGTCACGGGCGAGCGCATCCGGAGTCGGGAGCCCTTGCGCGCCGCCGTCACCTGGCTCGAAAGCGCCCTGCCTGGACGCGAGGAGCGGGTGGCCCGGGCGGGCTGA
- a CDS encoding serine/threonine-protein kinase: protein MPRQLGPYRLVRRLGAGGMAEVFLALAFGASGFEKRVVLKVLRPEHVGNPTYERMFLEEGRLGARLSHRNLVGVHDLGFAEGVYYVRLDYVEGADLASLLTRSLPGEALALFVADELALGLAAVHGLEDEAGRPLGLVHRDVTPSNVLVSRLGEVKLADFGIAKATLLRDQTRAGVRKGTYAYMSPEQVRGGALGPASDLFSLGITLHELLTGRRPFDGDTPLETMERIREARVGPLSDVAEDVRPVLRACLARAPEDRVASAEVLRRMLSPPRRARPEGGPSELARWVREGLGQAPTGGAPGETVLEET from the coding sequence TTGCCGCGACAGTTGGGCCCCTACCGCCTCGTGCGCCGGCTGGGCGCGGGAGGCATGGCCGAGGTGTTCCTCGCCCTGGCCTTCGGGGCCAGCGGCTTCGAGAAGCGCGTGGTGCTCAAGGTGCTCCGCCCCGAGCACGTGGGCAATCCCACCTACGAGCGGATGTTCCTCGAGGAGGGCCGGCTGGGCGCGCGGCTGAGCCACCGCAACCTCGTGGGCGTGCACGACCTGGGCTTCGCCGAGGGCGTCTACTACGTGCGGCTGGACTACGTGGAGGGCGCGGATCTGGCGAGTCTCCTGACGCGCTCGCTCCCCGGAGAAGCGCTGGCGCTCTTCGTGGCGGACGAGCTCGCGCTGGGGCTCGCCGCGGTGCACGGGTTGGAGGACGAGGCGGGCCGGCCGCTGGGGCTCGTGCACCGGGACGTGACGCCCTCCAACGTGCTGGTGTCCCGGCTGGGCGAGGTGAAGCTGGCGGACTTCGGCATCGCCAAGGCCACGCTGCTGCGCGACCAGACGCGTGCCGGGGTGCGCAAGGGCACGTATGCCTATATGTCGCCGGAGCAGGTGCGCGGTGGCGCGCTGGGGCCCGCGAGCGATCTCTTCTCGCTGGGCATCACCCTGCACGAGCTGCTCACCGGGCGCCGGCCCTTCGATGGGGACACGCCGCTGGAGACCATGGAGCGCATCCGCGAGGCCCGGGTGGGGCCGCTGTCGGACGTGGCCGAGGACGTGCGGCCGGTGCTCCGGGCGTGTCTGGCGCGCGCGCCCGAGGACCGGGTGGCCTCGGCCGAGGTGTTGCGGCGGATGCTCTCCCCCCCGCGGCGCGCGCGCCCCGAGGGCGGACCGTCCGAGCTGGCCCGCTGGGTGCGCGAGGGCCTGGGGCAGGCGCCCACGGGTGGCGCTCCCGGCGAGACGGTCCTGGAGGAAACGTGA
- a CDS encoding sigma 54-interacting transcriptional regulator: MSETALSTQQDSPGGPTPRRCQLVVIDGPDAGRAVALGSQPVRVGTREGCALRLSDPRVSGEHLEVWAEETGFGVRDLGSRNGTLYEGSRLGEARVRVGATFKLGRSFVRIQAQGQPWEVTPSQARRFGELVGESLAMRELFAVLEHVAPTDTTVLVQGETGTGKEVVARALHEASARRKGPFVAVDCGALPEGLVESELFGHVKGAFTGALAARAGAFARARGGTLFLDELAGISPVVQARLLRVLEERRVRPVGGDAEQAVDVRVVAASRVDLSLAVAEGTFRSDLYYRLAVVTLALPALRQRREDLALLVAELLRRRGFEPGAVRGPGLELLSGHDWPGNVRELRNVLERSLVLSPGAGSFERLRLSLQPQGTGAELTLRTDLPFAEAKQAVVESFERHYLRDVLARAGGNLSEAARQAGVDRKHLRALARRHGLLPEEPE, from the coding sequence GTGTCCGAGACCGCCCTCTCCACCCAGCAGGACAGCCCCGGTGGCCCCACCCCGCGGCGCTGCCAGCTCGTCGTCATCGACGGGCCGGATGCCGGACGCGCGGTGGCGCTCGGGAGCCAGCCGGTGCGGGTGGGCACGCGCGAGGGGTGCGCGCTGCGGCTGAGTGATCCGCGCGTGTCGGGCGAGCACCTGGAGGTGTGGGCCGAGGAGACGGGCTTCGGGGTGAGGGACCTGGGCAGCCGCAACGGCACGCTCTACGAGGGCTCGCGGCTGGGCGAGGCGCGGGTGCGCGTGGGGGCCACCTTCAAGCTGGGGCGCAGCTTCGTGCGCATCCAGGCCCAGGGGCAGCCGTGGGAGGTGACCCCCAGCCAGGCGCGGCGCTTCGGGGAGCTGGTGGGCGAGAGCCTGGCGATGCGCGAGCTGTTCGCGGTGCTCGAGCACGTGGCGCCCACGGACACGACGGTGCTGGTGCAGGGCGAGACGGGGACGGGCAAGGAGGTGGTGGCGCGGGCGCTCCACGAGGCGAGCGCGCGGCGCAAGGGGCCCTTCGTGGCGGTGGACTGTGGCGCGCTGCCGGAGGGGCTGGTGGAGAGCGAGCTGTTCGGCCACGTGAAGGGCGCCTTCACGGGAGCGCTGGCGGCGCGGGCGGGTGCCTTCGCGCGGGCGCGCGGGGGCACGCTCTTCCTGGACGAGCTGGCGGGCATCTCCCCGGTGGTGCAGGCGCGGCTGTTGCGCGTGCTGGAGGAGCGCCGGGTGCGTCCGGTGGGCGGGGATGCCGAGCAGGCCGTGGACGTGCGCGTGGTGGCGGCCTCGCGGGTGGACCTGTCGCTGGCGGTGGCCGAGGGCACGTTCCGCTCGGACCTCTACTACCGGCTGGCGGTGGTGACGCTGGCGCTGCCCGCGCTGCGCCAGCGCCGCGAGGACCTGGCCCTGCTGGTGGCGGAGCTGCTGCGCCGCCGGGGCTTCGAGCCGGGAGCGGTGCGAGGCCCGGGCCTGGAGCTGCTGTCCGGGCACGACTGGCCGGGCAACGTGCGCGAGCTGCGCAACGTGTTGGAGCGCTCGCTGGTGCTCTCGCCCGGGGCGGGGAGCTTCGAGCGGTTGCGGCTGTCGCTCCAGCCCCAGGGGACGGGGGCGGAGCTGACGTTGCGCACGGACCTGCCCTTCGCCGAGGCGAAGCAGGCGGTGGTGGAGTCCTTCGAGCGGCACTACCTGCGGGACGTGCTGGCGCGCGCGGGGGGCAACCTGTCGGAGGCGGCGCGGCAGGCGGGAGTGGATCGCAAACACCTGCGCGCCCTGGCCCGCCGCCACGGCCTCTTGCCCGAGGAGCCCGAGTAG